A region of the Methanobrevibacter ruminantium M1 genome:
CTATTGGAGAGCTTAACAGGTCTTGTGAGACATTGAAGTTTGCAGCAGAGGAAGCCAAAAGAATCTATGGAGAATCTGTCCCTATAGATGCTACAGGTTCTGTAGATGAGCGTTTTTTGGCATTTACAAAGAAAGTACCTTTAGGTGTCGTTGGAGCAATAACTCCATTCAATTATCCGGTTAATCTTGCATTGCATAAGATAGCTCCAGCCATTGCAGCAAAGAATGCTGTTGTGGTAAAGCCTTCCACTGAAGCTCCATTAGCTGCACTTAAATTGGTTGAAATTATTGATAATCATTTCCCAAATGGGGTGATAAACTCTGTAACTGGCTATGGAAGTGAAGTTGGAGATGCATTGGTTGTTTCAGAGGGCATTGATAAGATATCATTTACTGGAAGCATTGCCACTGGATTGTTTATCTCTTCTCGAGCAGGAATGAAGAAATTGACTTTGGAGCTTGGTGGAAACGATCCATTGGTCGTTCTTGAAGATGCAGATATTGAAAAGGCAGTTAGTGCTGCGGTGTCCGGCGCATTTCTATTCTCCGGACAGGTTTGCATAGGTGTTAAAAGAATAATATTGGATAATAAGATTGCAGATGAGTTCATTGACTTATTTGTTAAAGAGGCAAGTAAATTGAAGATGGGCAATCCTATGGATGAGTCTACAGATATCGGTCCGCTTATAAATGAAAATGCTTCAATCAATGTTGAAACTGCAGTAAACAATGCTATAAAAGATGGGGCAGAACTTATTTTGGGTGGAAACCGTAAGGACTGCTTCTATGAGCCAACAATATTGGATGGTGTCAATATGTCTATGGACCTTGTTGCAAATGAAACATTCGGACCAGTTGCACCTATCATAAGGGTAGATAGAATAGATGAGGCAATAAAAGTGGCAAATGACACCAGATACGGTCTTCAAGCAGGTGTTTTCACTGAAAATGTTCATAGTGCATTAAGATGTGCAAATGAGATAGATGCAGGTTCAGTCTTAATCAATAAGGAATCCACTTTCAGAACAGATGCCATGCCATTTGGGGGATTCAAATCAAGTGGAATGGGTAAGGAAGGAATTAAATATGCAGTTGAGGATATGTGCAAGTTTAAATTGATTGCTTTTAATTGTAGGTGATTCTTTAAACTTTTTTTAAATTTTATTTTCTTCATTTAATTCTGATTTTAAAAAACTATTAATTTAATGAAAAATAAATAAAGAAATAGTTAGGAAAAATATTTGATTTCAAAAAGTTAATTTTAATAAAATCATTATTTTTTAAAAATAAATTATCATATTCATGGAGAGATTAATTTGTGGGATACAGCTAAAGATTATAGAATTTTAGTAGCTATGCATGCTCGTGAGTTATTTTTAAGAACTGTTCAAACTGGAAGTTTTAGAGGTAACTGGAATAAGAAGGCTACAATAGAAGAAACCAAAAAGATGGAAGCTGACTTAAAATCATTGCTTTACTGTTATCTTGAAGGGGATGCTCTTGCTAATTGTGAAGATGTTCAAAAGCTTGAAGATAAGGCTGGAAGAATTATAGAGTTCCTTGGCGGTGAAGATTGGAACCATAAATTCATGCAAGGGGCTCCTAAAGACGAAAGGGAAAAGACAGAAGAGAACATTGCAAAAGTAAGATTTTTCCTAGACACTATCTTAGGCCTTAGAAACAGGTTTAAGTTCGGCCCTATTGATGATCCTATCATGGGAATCGATGTAAAGGTTGGAGAGATAATGAGTGTCAGCAAGCATCCTAAAGCCGATTCCTTAATGATATGTAATGTAAATATTGGCAAAAGGGCCTTAAAGGTCGTTACCAATGATTTAACTGTTAAGGAAGGCAATAGGGTAGGGGTTTCCCTGCTTCCTCCGGCAACATTCATGGATGTTGTGTCTGAAGGAATGTTTTTAGGAATGAATGGTAGCATATTAAAAGAAGTTCAAGGTGATTTGGGTAATATGCCTAATGGAATACCTATGGAATCTTTAAATGAGACTAAAAATATGATAACTGCCTTTTTAGACAGTTAATCTGCCTTATTTTTTTATTTAATCTTTTTTTACTTTTTCTCTTTTCTTATTTTTTTTTTACGTTATTTCTTTTTTTCATTTTTCTTTTTTCACTGTTTTTAGTTTATTCCTTTTTTAATATTCGTTCTAATCATTACGAATCATTTCATTTTTCTTTTTATTTTTATATTCGTTTCATTATTTGCGAATAATTATTCTAGTTTTTAAAAATTAACCTTGTTATTATCAATGTTATTGTCAGATTCTCCACTATTTTTTTATGGCTTTTTAGATATTACATTGATATTATCAATTTTTCAAATATTTTTTGCTGTAAAATTTTAAAATTTTTCCATTACCTCATATTTTTGGCCTTATTTATTGAATTTTCCCATATTTTCAAATGATATTATCATGTTATTATCATTTTTGAAAATTTTGATTTTTTTTATTATCTATTTTTCTTATTTTCTATTTTTCCTATATGATTTCACTTATTTTTTAATTTATTCATATGGTTTAATTTTATTTCTTTATTTTCTTTTAATTTTATTATCAAATTTTAATTTTATAAGATTATTTTTAGTTAAAAAACAATAAAGTATTTATATTAGCAAATAGACATATAATATATAATAGGCTTAATTAATGTCAATTTGTTTACTTGAAATGAAATTTTCCCTAATCTCAAGTACATAAATTCATTTTCCAAGTTAATAATTCATTAGTGTATAGGCTATGTAGATATCAAATTAAAGGATTTTTATATTGTTTTCTAGACAAGCAAAACAATTCTGTTTCGATTTATTAATGTTTAATGGTGAAAAAAATGGTGGAAGTTACCCAATTATATGATTTAGATATATATACTTTAGCTGGACAATACGTAGGTCAAGTTCATGATGTAGTTCTCAATATCAGATACGGAACCATCTCTAGACTTCAAGTAAAAGCTTTAGAACCTGAAAAAAAGAGTGCAGGTTTTAGAGACATCTTCAGAGGCGGATTCCAATTTGTACCTGAAGAAGAAGTAGGAAGAACTTATCAAGAAGGTTTGCTTAACATTGAATTTGACAGAGTAACTGCTATCGGGGACATTATGTTAATTGATCCTCAAGATTTAAAAAGACCAAAACCTCCTGTAGCAGGAGAAGAAATGTCAATTCGCCCAAGACCTGAAGCTCCAAAACAAGTTCCTCAAGAAGTTCCTCAAGAAGTCGCTCCAAAACCAAAAGAAGTAATTTAATTCAATTGCTTCTTAAAATATGTTTTTAATTATTGATTATTTTTACCATATCCTTTGATTATAGTCTATATAATAAACGTATTTCTTTGTGGAAACATATTTTAAAGTAACTTCTTTAGAACTTTTATTATTATTTTTTTATATACTATTTTTTAACAATTTTTCATTCAACTATTTTTATTTTTATAATCTTCTTAGGCTATTTTTTTCCATGATTTTTAATTTTTAAAGTTTCTTTTTCTATCTATTTTTTCAGATTTTCTATCTATTTTTTCAGATATTATTTTTAAATAAGGATAGTTATTTATTAAATAAAGATTAATAAATTATATAGATAAAAAATTTAATAATATTTTATATTTCAAGATTAAAAAAATATTATAATATATTTTTTTTAAGATTAAAAAAGTAAACTTATCTTTTAAATATATTTTTAAACTTCTAATTTGATTTAAATTTAAAAACCTTTAATCTATGGTGAGAATATGATTGTTGGAATATTAGGTTGTGGCGCAATAGCCAATACAATAGTTAACGAGTTTCTATCTGATGATGGAATAGATATTAAATATTTCTATGATACAGACATTGAAAGGGCTGAGAATCTTGCCCAGATTTCTAATGGTATAGCTGTTTTAGAGATGGATGAGATGTTGGACAATGTGGATTTGGTTTTAGAGTCTGCATCCCCTATTGCTTTAAAGGTTCATGCCTTAAACATCATTGAAAACGGAAAGGACCTAATGGTTATGAGTGTTGGAGCATTGATGGATAAGGAATTTAGACAAAAGATTCATAAGGCTGCTCAAGCAAACAATGCAAAGGTCTATGCCCCATCTGGAGCCATTGTCGGTTTGGATGGAATTAAGGCGGCATCCATTGGAAAGATTAAAAAGGCTTCCCTTACTACTAGAAAATCACCTAAGTCTCTAGGTCGTGAAGTTGAAGAGGAAGAAATATTATTTGAAGGAAAGGCCTCTGAAGCTGTAGAGAGGTTTCCGGTAAACATTAATGTGGCTGCTTCCTTAAGCATTGCCTGCAATATGGATATTGACGTTAAGATAATTGTAGATCCTAAGGTAGATAGGAATGTTCACGAGGTTCTTGTTCAAGGGGACTTTGGTGAATTTAGATCAAGTTCTGAGAATGTTCCATTTGCTGCAAACCCAAAGACCAGTATGCTAGCAGCATTTTCAGCAATTAAATTATTAAAAAGCTTTAGTGAGTGTTTCTCTGTTGGTACATAGACCACTTTTTATGGTACATAGATTAAGTTTTTATGGTGCATAGATTAAGTTATTATTAGGTGAAAAGATGAAAGATTATGAAATTTATTCAAATTTAAAGGTTCCAAAGAATTCTAATATTATTTTACGTTTGGATGGCCGTAAATTTCATAGCCTAGCTAAATATTTGGCTTTAAAAAAGCCATATGACAATAATTTTGCTAAATTGATGTCTGAGGTGTCCTTAGACATTTTTAATCAGTTTTCACCTAAATTCATTTATACATTTTCAGATGAAATCAGCATATTATTGGATGAAATTCCTTTCCTTGGCCGTGTAGAAAAGTTAAATTCAGTATTCTCATCAATAGCCTCAAGTTCATTCACCTATCACTTATTAAATGATTTTAAAGATGATTTCAATATGGATAAATTGGATGAAGATGATAGGAATGTCATTTTTCCAGTTTCATTCGATTCCAGAGTAATTCCAATTGTAAATGAAGACATTTATGATTATTTCAAATGGAGGCAGGATGAGGCATGGAGAAACTGCGTTAATGCCTATGGGATTTGGGCCTTAAAGAAGGAATTCTCACCTCAAATCGCAAATGAAAAGATTAAAGGTTTAAAATCAAGCGAAATCCATGAATTATTATTTAAAAAAGGAATCAATCTTAATGA
Encoded here:
- a CDS encoding tRNA-binding protein yields the protein MWDTAKDYRILVAMHARELFLRTVQTGSFRGNWNKKATIEETKKMEADLKSLLYCYLEGDALANCEDVQKLEDKAGRIIEFLGGEDWNHKFMQGAPKDEREKTEENIAKVRFFLDTILGLRNRFKFGPIDDPIMGIDVKVGEIMSVSKHPKADSLMICNVNIGKRALKVVTNDLTVKEGNRVGVSLLPPATFMDVVSEGMFLGMNGSILKEVQGDLGNMPNGIPMESLNETKNMITAFLDS
- a CDS encoding lactaldehyde dehydrogenase, whose translation is MKVLIDGEDFDSGDHYEVKNPYDGELVDTVPICFRQDVDRAIDAANRAKKELQDMSAKEVSNNLYSAYEELESRSEELAKLIVLEAGKPIKQAIGELNRSCETLKFAAEEAKRIYGESVPIDATGSVDERFLAFTKKVPLGVVGAITPFNYPVNLALHKIAPAIAAKNAVVVKPSTEAPLAALKLVEIIDNHFPNGVINSVTGYGSEVGDALVVSEGIDKISFTGSIATGLFISSRAGMKKLTLELGGNDPLVVLEDADIEKAVSAAVSGAFLFSGQVCIGVKRIILDNKIADEFIDLFVKEASKLKMGNPMDESTDIGPLINENASINVETAVNNAIKDGAELILGGNRKDCFYEPTILDGVNMSMDLVANETFGPVAPIIRVDRIDEAIKVANDTRYGLQAGVFTENVHSALRCANEIDAGSVLINKESTFRTDAMPFGGFKSSGMGKEGIKYAVEDMCKFKLIAFNCR
- a CDS encoding PRC-barrel domain-containing protein, with amino-acid sequence MVEVTQLYDLDIYTLAGQYVGQVHDVVLNIRYGTISRLQVKALEPEKKSAGFRDIFRGGFQFVPEEEVGRTYQEGLLNIEFDRVTAIGDIMLIDPQDLKRPKPPVAGEEMSIRPRPEAPKQVPQEVPQEVAPKPKEVI
- a CDS encoding aspartate dehydrogenase is translated as MIVGILGCGAIANTIVNEFLSDDGIDIKYFYDTDIERAENLAQISNGIAVLEMDEMLDNVDLVLESASPIALKVHALNIIENGKDLMVMSVGALMDKEFRQKIHKAAQANNAKVYAPSGAIVGLDGIKAASIGKIKKASLTTRKSPKSLGREVEEEEILFEGKASEAVERFPVNINVAASLSIACNMDIDVKIIVDPKVDRNVHEVLVQGDFGEFRSSSENVPFAANPKTSMLAAFSAIKLLKSFSECFSVGT
- a CDS encoding tRNA(His) guanylyltransferase Thg1 family protein: MKDYEIYSNLKVPKNSNIILRLDGRKFHSLAKYLALKKPYDNNFAKLMSEVSLDIFNQFSPKFIYTFSDEISILLDEIPFLGRVEKLNSVFSSIASSSFTYHLLNDFKDDFNMDKLDEDDRNVIFPVSFDSRVIPIVNEDIYDYFKWRQDEAWRNCVNAYGIWALKKEFSPQIANEKIKGLKSSEIHELLFKKGINLNDVDTWKKRGIGIYKIENQIEGFNPVKEEKTVSYRSEVFVDYELELFNKEYFYRF